One genomic region from Parerythrobacter aestuarii encodes:
- a CDS encoding 3-hydroxyacyl-CoA dehydrogenase NAD-binding domain-containing protein — protein MTSPIRTERHDDVLVIISDNPPVNALGQAVRQGLKEGVEEAMSDDSIKAVVIRCDGRTFFAGADITEFGKPPQGPNLPETLDAMEAGDKPVVAAIHGTALGGGCEVALACHYRVAVPSAKLGLPEVKLGLIPGAAGTQRMPRVVGVEAALPLVVGGDPISAKKAEAIGLVDAIVGEDSLEADAIAFARSKIGQPVPRSSEGTANEDGIRNPDLFDEFRARNARKLRGFDAPNAAIQAVKASTELPYAEGVKKERELFMQLMGGTQSAAMRHYFFAERAANKIDNVDPKAPLIPIRKVGVIGAGTMGGGIAMNFLSAGIPVTILEMQQEALDRGTGVMRKNYERTAKRGRMTMEQVDQAMGLLTPTLDYADLADCDLVIEAVYESMDVKKDVFGKLDSVVKQGAILASNTSYLNIDEIAQATKRPGYVLGLHFFSPANVMKLLEIVRGAETRDDVLLTSMKLAKTIGKIAAVAGVCPGFIGNRMLSPRQQQANALILEGANYWDVDDVLLEFGFPMGPFQMADLAGIDIGWHRDPSKVTTIREALCAAERFGQKNGKGFYDYDEARNRTPSDEVKAIIADFAAKEGHEQRSFTKDEIRERLLYPMVNEGAMILEEGMAQRASDIDVVWINGYGWPLWTGGPMFWADTIGLETVVAGLEKHSLPVCEFLRKRAETGERFN, from the coding sequence ATGACTTCACCCATTCGCACCGAACGCCACGACGACGTGCTCGTCATTATTTCCGACAACCCGCCAGTCAACGCGCTGGGCCAGGCCGTGCGGCAGGGCCTGAAAGAGGGCGTTGAAGAAGCAATGTCGGACGACAGCATCAAGGCGGTGGTGATCCGTTGCGACGGACGCACCTTCTTCGCCGGGGCCGACATCACCGAATTCGGCAAGCCGCCGCAGGGACCGAACCTGCCCGAAACGCTCGACGCGATGGAAGCGGGTGACAAGCCCGTCGTCGCCGCGATCCATGGAACCGCGCTGGGCGGTGGCTGCGAAGTCGCGCTGGCATGCCACTATCGCGTAGCGGTGCCTTCCGCGAAGCTGGGCCTGCCTGAGGTCAAGCTCGGCCTGATACCGGGTGCTGCGGGTACCCAGCGCATGCCACGCGTGGTCGGCGTCGAAGCGGCGCTGCCGCTGGTCGTCGGCGGCGATCCGATTTCCGCCAAGAAGGCGGAAGCGATCGGGCTGGTCGATGCCATCGTCGGCGAAGACAGCCTGGAGGCCGATGCCATCGCCTTTGCCCGCAGCAAGATCGGTCAGCCGGTGCCGCGTTCCAGCGAAGGCACCGCCAATGAAGACGGCATCCGCAACCCTGATCTGTTCGACGAATTCCGGGCCAGGAACGCCCGCAAGCTGCGCGGCTTCGACGCTCCCAATGCCGCGATCCAGGCGGTCAAGGCTTCGACCGAGCTGCCCTATGCCGAAGGCGTGAAGAAAGAGCGCGAGCTGTTCATGCAGCTTATGGGCGGCACGCAAAGCGCCGCCATGCGGCACTATTTCTTCGCCGAGCGCGCTGCCAACAAGATCGACAATGTCGATCCCAAGGCACCGCTGATCCCGATCCGGAAGGTTGGCGTGATCGGCGCCGGGACCATGGGCGGCGGTATCGCCATGAACTTCCTGTCTGCCGGGATCCCGGTGACGATCCTCGAGATGCAGCAGGAAGCGCTTGACCGTGGCACTGGCGTGATGCGCAAGAATTACGAACGCACGGCCAAACGCGGACGGATGACGATGGAGCAGGTCGACCAGGCCATGGGCTTACTCACGCCGACGCTCGACTATGCCGACCTCGCCGATTGCGACCTTGTGATCGAAGCTGTTTATGAGAGCATGGACGTAAAGAAAGACGTCTTTGGCAAGCTCGATAGCGTTGTGAAGCAGGGCGCAATCCTCGCCTCCAACACGAGCTACCTCAATATTGACGAGATCGCGCAGGCTACCAAGCGGCCGGGCTATGTCCTGGGTCTGCACTTCTTCTCGCCCGCCAATGTCATGAAGCTGCTGGAGATCGTCCGCGGGGCCGAAACCCGCGACGATGTGCTGCTGACTTCGATGAAGCTCGCCAAGACGATCGGGAAGATCGCCGCGGTGGCAGGCGTGTGCCCCGGCTTCATCGGCAACCGCATGCTGAGTCCGCGCCAACAGCAGGCCAATGCACTGATCCTGGAAGGCGCGAATTACTGGGATGTCGATGACGTGCTGCTGGAATTCGGCTTCCCCATGGGCCCGTTCCAGATGGCGGACCTCGCCGGGATCGATATCGGCTGGCACCGCGACCCGTCCAAGGTCACCACGATCCGCGAAGCGCTGTGCGCGGCGGAGCGGTTCGGCCAGAAGAACGGCAAGGGCTTTTACGACTATGACGAGGCCCGCAATCGCACCCCGTCGGACGAGGTGAAGGCGATCATTGCCGATTTCGCCGCCAAGGAAGGCCACGAGCAACGCAGCTTCACCAAGGACGAAATCCGCGAGCGGTTGCTGTACCCGATGGTCAATGAAGGAGCGATGATCCTCGAGGAAGGGATGGCCCAACGTGCCAGCGACATCGATGTGGTTTGGATAAACGGGTATGGCTGGCCGCTTTGGACCGGCGGACCCATGTTCTGGGCCGACACGATCGGGCTTGAAACCGTGGTGGCCGGGCTGGAGAAACACAGCCTGCCGGTGTGCGAATTCCTGCGTAAAAGGGCTGAGACAGGCGAACGCTTCAACTGA
- a CDS encoding TonB-dependent receptor domain-containing protein — translation MRKPLRHSIALGALAGALALSPSAAFAQDADEGDSAGADNNRTIVVTGSLIRGTPEDAALPVDVFTSEDLVKQGVDSPLEFIKELPSVGAVLGDTNQFSTAAQGFQGVGSINLRGLGPQRTLVLLNGKRTILTPGAGFVDTQLIPLFALERVELLKDGAGTTYGSDAIAGVANFITRSNFTGVELAADYTSISGSDDDYSLSALAGFEFGDANLVIGAGWQHRSELATTARSYTQTNYAVNPSAYSALSTPGLFAVTYFTGGGLSTQVRPDAGCNDLGGFQDGAFCRFTYVPFDNITEDEDRYQVFGQFTVDLSDRVRFQADALWARSDLESLNYSPAFPPTQGPRGSGFVNAFTTSPNNPGLAAFLAQQGLPASSPLAPIVAVTNVVFRPFGYLGNPLDPERGSGTGFASNQAYRVSGGFDIELNDSLTLDIDGTFWDSDRTAFAPGILGSRLQNALNGLGGPGCNPATGTPGAGACQWFNPFVNAGPGNPTLGLANPFYVPGAENSPDLIRWLQVPNGTVEEESQFVFDVVVSGDTGFELSGGNVAFALGFQYRKTNYNSRPISDESNLDVNPCFIEGDQSCVGTTTEGVGPFIFLGGSRPSNLDQSVYAFFGELQLPVTDRLEVQAAIRFEDYGGAVGSTINPKGSFRFEATDWLTLRGSVGTTFRGPIPSQVDANGVTALQGFTAAGGNYKSLDIFGNPTDLGPESAFTYNIGAIVDAPLGGGGVTFSVDYWSIDLKDRITTTPGDAIASLVGNGQTTGAAPVDCSHPLANLITFSGNQCIQGTTTGIDISRVRTDWVNGPDVKVAGLDFALNFDFPLGEKADLNFGANASWYLDYSFDEFVVQGVVAQQGYDAVGFGNYFRDPNTVPEWRANGFVNLAYDIFNLRYTISHIDGVTDDRCINRNPCFQTSQGPTDYGINSGSYTQMDIALTVDLDLMGVEAQLQAAIENFTNEEPAQAQLPLGYNPFIGNAIGRNYRFGIRTRF, via the coding sequence ATGAGAAAGCCACTTCGTCATTCGATTGCCCTTGGTGCGCTTGCCGGGGCCCTGGCCTTGTCGCCATCGGCCGCGTTTGCGCAGGACGCCGATGAAGGCGACAGCGCGGGTGCCGACAACAACCGGACGATCGTCGTCACCGGCTCGCTGATCCGCGGCACGCCGGAAGATGCGGCGTTGCCGGTCGACGTTTTCACCAGTGAAGACCTCGTCAAGCAAGGCGTCGACAGCCCGCTGGAATTCATCAAGGAACTGCCGTCGGTCGGCGCCGTCCTTGGCGATACCAACCAGTTCTCGACTGCGGCACAGGGGTTCCAGGGCGTTGGCTCGATCAACCTGCGCGGCCTTGGTCCGCAGCGCACGCTGGTGCTCCTGAACGGCAAGCGCACGATCCTGACCCCGGGGGCAGGCTTCGTCGATACCCAGCTGATCCCGCTGTTCGCACTTGAGCGGGTCGAATTGCTCAAGGATGGTGCAGGGACGACCTACGGCTCGGACGCCATCGCAGGGGTTGCCAACTTCATCACGCGCAGCAATTTCACCGGCGTCGAACTGGCGGCGGACTACACGTCGATCAGCGGATCGGATGACGATTATTCGCTCAGCGCGCTCGCCGGGTTCGAATTCGGCGATGCCAACCTCGTGATCGGGGCCGGCTGGCAGCACCGTTCCGAACTGGCAACGACCGCGCGGTCCTATACCCAGACCAACTATGCGGTGAACCCGTCAGCCTATTCGGCGCTTTCAACCCCGGGCCTGTTCGCGGTGACCTATTTTACAGGTGGCGGTCTAAGCACACAGGTGCGTCCGGATGCGGGCTGTAACGACCTTGGCGGCTTCCAGGACGGGGCATTCTGCCGGTTCACCTATGTGCCGTTCGACAACATCACTGAGGATGAAGACCGTTACCAGGTCTTCGGCCAGTTTACCGTCGATCTCAGTGACCGGGTCCGCTTCCAGGCCGATGCCCTGTGGGCGCGCAGCGACCTTGAATCGCTCAACTACTCGCCGGCATTCCCGCCGACGCAGGGGCCACGTGGTTCGGGCTTCGTGAATGCCTTCACGACTTCGCCCAACAACCCGGGTTTGGCCGCATTCCTGGCCCAGCAAGGCCTGCCGGCCAGCTCGCCGCTCGCGCCGATCGTGGCCGTCACCAATGTGGTGTTCCGCCCGTTTGGCTACCTCGGCAACCCGCTCGATCCTGAGCGTGGCTCGGGCACCGGCTTTGCCAGCAACCAGGCCTATCGCGTGAGCGGCGGTTTCGACATCGAACTCAATGACAGCCTGACACTCGATATCGACGGTACTTTCTGGGATTCCGACCGTACCGCCTTCGCGCCGGGCATCCTGGGCAGCCGCCTTCAGAATGCACTCAACGGCCTTGGCGGGCCAGGCTGTAATCCGGCCACCGGCACCCCCGGTGCGGGTGCCTGCCAGTGGTTCAACCCGTTCGTGAATGCCGGTCCGGGCAACCCCACGCTGGGGCTGGCCAACCCGTTCTATGTGCCGGGCGCTGAAAACAGCCCCGACCTGATTCGCTGGCTGCAAGTGCCCAACGGCACCGTTGAAGAGGAAAGCCAGTTCGTCTTCGATGTCGTCGTTTCAGGCGACACCGGGTTTGAATTGTCGGGTGGCAATGTCGCTTTCGCGCTGGGCTTCCAGTATCGCAAGACCAACTACAACAGCCGTCCGATCAGCGACGAGTCCAACCTCGATGTCAATCCGTGCTTCATCGAAGGTGACCAGAGCTGCGTCGGCACCACCACCGAAGGCGTTGGCCCGTTCATCTTCCTTGGCGGTTCGCGACCATCGAACCTCGACCAGAGCGTCTACGCCTTCTTCGGCGAATTGCAGTTGCCGGTCACCGATCGGCTGGAAGTGCAGGCCGCGATCCGGTTCGAGGACTACGGTGGCGCAGTCGGTTCGACCATCAACCCCAAGGGTTCGTTCCGCTTCGAAGCGACTGACTGGCTGACGTTGCGCGGCTCGGTCGGCACCACCTTCCGCGGCCCGATCCCCAGCCAGGTCGACGCTAACGGTGTCACTGCGCTGCAGGGCTTCACTGCGGCGGGCGGCAACTACAAGTCGCTCGATATCTTCGGCAACCCGACCGATCTCGGCCCGGAAAGCGCCTTCACCTACAACATCGGTGCAATCGTCGATGCACCGCTTGGCGGGGGCGGGGTGACCTTCAGCGTCGACTATTGGTCGATTGACCTGAAGGACCGGATCACAACGACTCCGGGTGATGCCATCGCCAGCCTCGTCGGCAACGGCCAGACGACCGGTGCTGCACCGGTCGACTGTTCGCACCCGCTGGCGAACCTCATCACCTTCAGCGGCAACCAGTGTATCCAGGGGACCACGACCGGCATCGACATCAGCCGCGTGCGCACAGACTGGGTCAACGGTCCGGATGTGAAGGTTGCGGGTCTCGACTTCGCACTGAACTTCGACTTCCCGCTGGGCGAGAAGGCTGACCTGAACTTCGGCGCGAACGCTTCATGGTACCTCGACTACAGCTTCGATGAATTCGTGGTCCAGGGCGTCGTGGCGCAGCAGGGCTATGATGCGGTCGGCTTCGGCAACTATTTCCGCGATCCGAACACGGTTCCGGAATGGCGCGCCAACGGCTTCGTCAACCTCGCGTATGACATCTTCAATCTGCGCTACACCATCAGCCACATCGATGGTGTGACTGACGATCGCTGTATCAACCGCAACCCTTGCTTCCAGACGTCGCAGGGTCCGACCGATTACGGCATCAACAGCGGGTCCTACACTCAGATGGACATCGCGCTGACTGTCGATCTCGACCTGATGGGCGTTGAGGCTCAGCTGCAGGCCGCGATCGAGAACTTCACCAATGAGGAACCGGCCCAGGCGCAGCTGCCGCTTGGCTACAACCCGTTCATCGGGAACGCCATAGGCCGCAACTATCGCTTCGGCATCCGGACACGGTTCTAA
- a CDS encoding spinster family MFS transporter — MATAAPASAGVEVSATARKVTLFLLTVTYFFSYMDRQILAILLEDIKADLLLTDTQLGFLSGLAFALFYATLGIPVAALADRMNRVNIISIALALWSAMTAVCGLAQNFAQLLAARIGVGIGEAGSSPPSHSIIADLYPVEKRALALSIYALGVTLGSAAGQMFGGNLTYFFDWRVAFIVIGLPGVVLAIFVKLFATEPPRRAEPNAVADADQPSVADGFRSILSNPAARWMIAGVTITSAIGYALTGFTPSYLQRSFELNTLQIGNIVAPLLAIAGVASGLGGGWLANRMTARDGLWRQPWMIAALKTIALPFLVWFYWADSAWIAVGVYFVALLFQSSYLGPTFAVIQTLAPLKMRAVWAAITLLIINLIGLGLGPTLTGVLSDMFAPQYGTESLRYALLVIASFTPVAIFCYWRASVLLKRDYPKAAA; from the coding sequence ATGGCTACAGCTGCCCCGGCATCGGCAGGCGTCGAAGTTTCAGCGACTGCGCGCAAGGTGACGCTGTTCCTGCTCACCGTCACCTATTTCTTCAGCTACATGGACCGGCAGATCCTCGCGATCCTGCTGGAGGACATCAAGGCCGACCTGCTGCTCACCGATACGCAGCTCGGCTTCCTGTCGGGTCTCGCCTTCGCGCTGTTTTACGCCACCTTGGGCATACCGGTTGCGGCGCTGGCCGACCGGATGAACAGGGTCAACATCATCTCCATCGCGCTGGCGCTGTGGAGTGCGATGACGGCCGTGTGCGGGCTTGCCCAGAACTTCGCCCAGTTGCTGGCCGCGCGCATCGGCGTCGGGATCGGCGAGGCCGGCTCCAGCCCGCCCAGCCACTCGATCATCGCCGACCTCTATCCGGTTGAAAAGCGGGCGCTGGCGCTGTCGATCTACGCCCTGGGGGTAACGCTCGGCAGCGCGGCCGGGCAGATGTTCGGCGGCAATCTGACCTATTTCTTCGACTGGCGCGTGGCGTTTATCGTTATCGGCTTGCCTGGCGTTGTGCTGGCGATTTTCGTCAAGCTGTTCGCCACTGAACCGCCCCGCCGGGCCGAGCCCAATGCCGTGGCCGATGCAGACCAGCCCAGCGTAGCCGACGGGTTCCGCAGTATCCTCTCCAATCCGGCCGCGCGCTGGATGATCGCCGGGGTCACGATCACTTCGGCAATCGGCTATGCATTGACCGGGTTCACCCCCTCCTACCTCCAGCGCAGTTTCGAGCTCAACACGCTCCAGATCGGCAATATCGTCGCCCCGCTGCTGGCAATCGCCGGGGTGGCCAGCGGGTTGGGTGGCGGCTGGCTCGCCAACCGCATGACAGCCAGGGACGGGCTGTGGCGGCAGCCATGGATGATCGCTGCGCTCAAGACCATCGCGCTGCCGTTCCTCGTGTGGTTCTATTGGGCTGACAGCGCGTGGATCGCAGTGGGGGTCTATTTCGTCGCCCTGCTGTTCCAGTCGAGCTACCTCGGGCCGACCTTTGCGGTGATCCAGACGCTGGCCCCGCTCAAGATGCGCGCGGTGTGGGCAGCGATCACCCTGCTGATCATCAACCTGATCGGGCTTGGGCTGGGTCCGACGCTGACAGGCGTCCTCTCCGATATGTTCGCGCCGCAGTACGGCACGGAATCGCTGCGGTACGCGCTGCTCGTCATCGCCAGTTTCACGCCGGTGGCGATCTTCTGTTACTGGCGGGCGTCGGTGCTGCTCAAGCGTGACTATCCGAAAGCCGCTGCCTAG
- a CDS encoding TetR/AcrR family transcriptional regulator yields the protein MQARKTARYTDKRERILAAAGECLARQGLQGLDLAIVAQAIGLRRSSLTYYFANVEDLAAAVLERTIAELREQVRRIAAHSSVEQRVRELLWSESEVYFAWREGKGSRRQQLGEIRALKSDHRKRLGQQYAELVQEVAQMLSGHANDAQPPSPHEMLAAHLVLENMFWLPAWLGFYHHWEADRVLDEVVRNLLGGIAARPVALDGPILEVERETEEEGVSLQAYLRVATRLVCERGYRGASIDRIASELNVTKGSFYHHIAMKDDLVEVCFERSYDRLAQLQQRAEQEGAGASDAVALAMRSFIATQFEGEIPFLRSSALVGMESDMRARMIERSQRTIRWFSSQLGVAMRDGDIRAGEALVAAQMLYIAGNSAFDVPRMIRCSNRELARDYLQMAMCGIKQHLSASAGKSS from the coding sequence ATGCAGGCGCGCAAGACTGCACGCTATACTGACAAGCGCGAACGGATCCTCGCTGCTGCGGGCGAATGCCTGGCCCGGCAAGGATTGCAGGGCCTCGATCTTGCCATTGTCGCTCAAGCCATTGGGTTACGCCGCTCCAGTCTGACTTACTATTTTGCCAATGTCGAAGATCTGGCGGCAGCGGTGCTGGAACGAACGATTGCGGAATTGCGCGAGCAGGTACGCCGTATCGCGGCCCATTCCAGCGTCGAGCAAAGAGTGCGCGAGCTGCTCTGGTCAGAAAGCGAAGTCTATTTCGCCTGGCGCGAAGGCAAAGGTTCAAGGCGCCAGCAGCTGGGCGAGATACGCGCTCTCAAGTCCGATCACCGCAAGCGGCTGGGCCAGCAATATGCCGAGCTGGTTCAGGAGGTCGCGCAGATGCTGTCCGGGCATGCGAACGATGCCCAACCGCCTTCACCGCACGAAATGCTCGCTGCGCACCTGGTGCTGGAGAACATGTTCTGGCTCCCGGCATGGCTGGGCTTTTACCATCATTGGGAGGCTGACCGCGTTCTTGACGAGGTCGTGCGCAACCTGCTGGGTGGTATCGCTGCCAGGCCGGTGGCGCTCGACGGTCCGATCCTGGAGGTGGAAAGGGAAACGGAGGAGGAAGGCGTGTCGCTGCAGGCCTATCTGCGTGTTGCCACGCGGCTGGTTTGCGAGCGCGGCTATCGCGGGGCGTCGATCGACCGGATCGCCAGCGAACTCAACGTAACCAAGGGCAGTTTCTATCATCATATCGCGATGAAGGACGATCTCGTCGAGGTCTGCTTCGAGCGGAGCTATGATCGGCTTGCACAGTTGCAGCAAAGGGCGGAGCAGGAAGGCGCTGGTGCGTCCGATGCTGTCGCATTAGCAATGCGCAGCTTCATTGCCACGCAATTCGAAGGGGAAATCCCGTTCCTGCGCTCTTCGGCCCTGGTGGGAATGGAAAGCGATATGCGGGCCCGCATGATCGAACGATCGCAGCGGACCATTCGGTGGTTCTCCAGCCAACTTGGTGTCGCCATGCGCGACGGGGACATACGGGCGGGTGAGGCGCTGGTGGCTGCGCAGATGCTCTATATCGCCGGAAATTCCGCGTTCGACGTTCCACGCATGATCCGCTGCTCAAATCGAGAGCTGGCGCGGGATTACCTGCAGATGGCAATGTGTGGAATCAAGCAACACTTATCCGCATCGGCGGGGAAATCTTCATAA
- a CDS encoding radical SAM protein, with the protein MSEARTKSRNSPTGGSPFAVEAERLPDAKFSDPDWTAKGEPRASVPLTRLDTLWFNTGTLCNLACASCYIESSPTNDALVYIKAADVARYLDEIAWEEMGTREIGFTGGEPFMNPEFLAMLTDALERGFEALVLSNAMKPMRRHEVALLELHERFGDKLTIRVSLDHHTQAVHEAERGPNSWDAAIDGLRWLSAHGFSLAVAGRMLPGESETDEREGYARLFADKAIAVDAADPARLVLFPEMDAAKDIAEITTACWSILDKDPASIMCAASRMVVHRKGERFPRVAACTLIPYDKGFDLGRTLKEASAAVKLNHPHCARFCVLGGASCSA; encoded by the coding sequence GTGAGCGAAGCCCGCACCAAGAGTCGCAACTCCCCAACCGGCGGATCTCCCTTCGCGGTTGAAGCAGAGCGCTTGCCCGATGCGAAATTTTCCGATCCGGACTGGACGGCCAAGGGCGAACCCCGCGCCTCGGTGCCGCTGACCCGGCTCGATACCCTGTGGTTCAACACCGGCACGCTGTGCAATCTCGCCTGCGCCAGCTGCTATATCGAAAGCAGCCCGACCAACGATGCGCTGGTCTATATCAAGGCTGCGGATGTCGCCCGCTATCTCGACGAGATCGCATGGGAGGAGATGGGCACGCGCGAGATCGGCTTCACCGGCGGCGAGCCATTCATGAACCCCGAATTCCTGGCGATGTTGACCGACGCGCTCGAACGCGGGTTCGAAGCCCTGGTGCTCAGCAACGCCATGAAGCCAATGCGACGGCACGAGGTCGCGTTACTGGAATTGCACGAACGCTTCGGTGACAAGCTCACCATCCGCGTGAGCCTCGACCATCACACGCAGGCCGTTCACGAAGCCGAACGCGGACCCAACAGTTGGGACGCCGCTATCGACGGGCTGCGATGGCTATCCGCCCATGGCTTTTCGCTGGCGGTCGCCGGGCGCATGTTGCCGGGCGAGAGTGAAACTGACGAGCGCGAGGGCTATGCCCGGCTGTTCGCGGACAAGGCAATCGCGGTGGATGCCGCCGACCCGGCGCGGCTCGTGCTGTTCCCGGAAATGGACGCCGCCAAGGATATTGCCGAGATCACCACCGCCTGCTGGAGCATCCTAGACAAGGACCCGGCCAGCATCATGTGCGCCGCCAGCCGCATGGTCGTCCATCGCAAGGGCGAACGCTTCCCGCGCGTCGCCGCTTGCACGCTGATTCCCTATGACAAGGGTTTCGATCTGGGCCGGACGCTGAAGGAAGCCTCAGCGGCAGTGAAGCTCAACCATCCGCATTGCGCCCGCTTCTGCGTGCTTGGCGGGGCGAGCTGCTCGGCCTAG
- a CDS encoding dihydrolipoyl dehydrogenase family protein, translating to MKFTHDVIVIGGGAGGLVAAGGCALFGLKVALIEGHKMGGECLNNGCVPSKALITAARRAAEAREEKRMGVTLAAPKVEWAGVHQHIHDAIAEIAPHDSEERFEEMGCEVIRDWAKLTGKHSVEVGGRTLTAPRIVIATGSEPFVPPIRGLDNVPYLTNENIFDLTKQPEHLVIIGGGVIGMEMAQSFCRLGSQVTVIEPDRPMSRDDEDSVAVVIEVIEREGVRFVKGLAQKVEGSADGVAVHVDNGETITGSHLLVAVGRKARVSGYGLEELGIELGRNGIAVDARRRTSIKSIYAVGDCREGPRLTHVSGYEGSNVALEITLGLPTKVDWEALPWCTYTEPEVAQIGLTESEARKKFGERVTVVKEGFDHNERAIAEGDTKGHMKVIFKGKKVIGASIVGKNAGELLLPLSQTITGKASTFALGSAVISYPTRSEITKAVAFAAWEPTVFGAIPKKWAGSLAKLRRIFA from the coding sequence ATGAAATTCACGCATGATGTCATTGTAATCGGTGGCGGGGCCGGTGGGCTGGTCGCGGCCGGAGGGTGCGCGCTGTTCGGGCTCAAGGTTGCGCTGATCGAAGGCCACAAGATGGGTGGCGAGTGCCTCAACAATGGTTGCGTGCCTTCCAAGGCGCTGATTACCGCCGCCAGGCGCGCCGCCGAAGCTCGCGAGGAAAAGCGCATGGGCGTGACACTGGCGGCTCCGAAAGTGGAATGGGCGGGTGTCCACCAGCATATCCATGATGCCATTGCCGAGATCGCCCCGCACGATTCCGAAGAGCGGTTCGAGGAAATGGGCTGTGAAGTCATTCGCGACTGGGCGAAGCTGACTGGCAAGCACTCTGTCGAAGTCGGCGGCCGCACGCTGACCGCACCGCGTATCGTGATTGCCACCGGATCCGAGCCCTTCGTACCGCCGATCCGAGGCCTCGATAATGTGCCCTATCTCACCAATGAGAACATCTTCGATCTGACCAAACAGCCCGAACACCTGGTCATCATCGGCGGCGGCGTGATCGGGATGGAGATGGCGCAGAGCTTCTGCCGCCTCGGATCGCAAGTAACTGTGATCGAGCCCGACCGCCCGATGAGCCGCGACGACGAGGACTCAGTCGCGGTCGTGATCGAGGTGATAGAACGCGAAGGCGTGCGCTTCGTCAAAGGGCTGGCGCAGAAGGTCGAAGGCAGCGCAGATGGCGTGGCGGTTCATGTCGACAACGGCGAAACGATCACGGGTTCGCACCTGCTGGTGGCGGTGGGGCGCAAGGCACGCGTTTCGGGGTACGGCCTGGAAGAGCTCGGCATCGAGCTTGGCCGCAACGGGATCGCTGTTGATGCACGCCGCCGCACCTCGATCAAGTCGATCTACGCTGTCGGCGATTGCCGCGAAGGACCGCGGCTGACGCATGTTTCGGGTTATGAAGGCTCCAACGTGGCGCTCGAGATCACTCTCGGGCTACCGACCAAGGTCGACTGGGAGGCCCTGCCCTGGTGCACCTATACCGAGCCCGAAGTGGCGCAGATTGGCCTGACCGAATCCGAAGCCAGGAAAAAGTTCGGCGAGCGCGTGACAGTGGTGAAGGAAGGCTTCGACCACAATGAACGCGCTATCGCCGAGGGCGATACCAAGGGGCACATGAAGGTCATCTTCAAGGGCAAGAAAGTGATCGGCGCGAGCATCGTCGGCAAGAATGCGGGCGAACTGCTGCTACCGCTGAGCCAGACGATCACCGGCAAGGCCAGCACCTTTGCGCTGGGTTCAGCCGTCATCAGCTATCCGACCCGGAGTGAGATCACCAAGGCCGTTGCCTTTGCCGCATGGGAGCCCACCGTATTCGGAGCGATCCCTAAGAAATGGGCGGGATCGCTCGCCAAACTACGGAGGATCTTCGCGTGA